The proteins below are encoded in one region of Bifidobacterium dentium JCM 1195 = DSM 20436:
- a CDS encoding PBECR4 domain-containing protein, with protein MNVTREKERMLGEARKAALSYQCLVGRTTRIVCDDGFEVAIRWRAENFAHLCGLDYYADDHRRRSLPARRLYVDLLARKRISPKRVAPTGDANWLKAKADVIAGAFELDKAELVVESGNSRVRLYFGGSAWHLGLGRDDNGLYYPKSLKKGPTSDERKPGTSLHYVRSIDLLS; from the coding sequence TTGAACGTCACCAGGGAGAAGGAGCGCATGCTTGGCGAGGCGCGCAAGGCCGCCCTGTCGTACCAGTGTCTCGTTGGCCGGACCACGCGAATCGTCTGTGACGACGGTTTCGAGGTGGCGATACGGTGGAGGGCTGAGAACTTCGCTCACTTGTGTGGCTTGGATTATTATGCCGACGACCATCGCAGGCGGTCATTGCCCGCACGTCGTCTGTATGTCGATCTGCTCGCGCGGAAGCGTATCTCTCCGAAGAGGGTCGCGCCGACCGGTGATGCGAACTGGTTGAAAGCCAAGGCCGATGTGATTGCCGGCGCATTCGAATTGGATAAGGCCGAACTCGTGGTGGAGTCGGGCAATAGTCGTGTCCGATTGTATTTCGGTGGCTCGGCATGGCATCTTGGTCTGGGACGGGATGACAACGGACTGTATTATCCGAAGTCGTTGAAGAAGGGACCGACGTCCGATGAAAGGAAACCGGGAACAAGCCTCCACTATGTCCGGAGTATCGACCTTCTGAGTTGA
- a CDS encoding extracellular solute-binding protein, giving the protein MMKSFFKAAVAVAASAVMVISMSSCGRSASSADSDPDAVKAIDSSKATGSLTIWAMGNEGDLLGDFVKGFEKENPDVKVKVTAIPWSSAHDKLQTAIAAGNGPDLAQMGTTWMADFSNSFSTVPDNLDMSDFSNGSKAAGQVDGKQLGVPWYIDTRVLYYRTDIAEMAGWSRAPKTWDELKQMAKDMQKVDGVKYGMNLNPSGTDAFLGTLPFSYSAGASLTNKEQTKWTFEDTGIKKGLNFTTSLYRDGVADVNADVSPGADIANFVSGDTPMMLQGPTAVSQINELGGDGFESKYATVVLPSMDGSSGPATSFVGGCDLVTFKDSKNKQSAWKFIQWASKPETQAKWYEKSSDLPASQKAWDDDALSGNDKLAAFGDQLKNTMAPPALSTWSQVSSAADRILEQMNKGQVSVDEGLKNLQSEADSIGTGN; this is encoded by the coding sequence ATGATGAAATCGTTTTTCAAGGCGGCTGTCGCGGTGGCCGCAAGTGCGGTCATGGTTATCAGCATGTCCTCGTGCGGGCGATCCGCAAGCAGCGCGGATTCCGATCCCGATGCGGTCAAGGCCATCGATTCAAGCAAGGCCACCGGCAGCCTGACCATCTGGGCCATGGGCAACGAGGGCGACCTGCTGGGTGATTTCGTCAAGGGATTCGAAAAGGAGAACCCCGACGTCAAGGTCAAGGTCACCGCGATCCCATGGTCCTCAGCGCACGACAAACTCCAGACCGCCATCGCCGCGGGCAACGGTCCCGACCTTGCGCAGATGGGCACCACCTGGATGGCCGATTTCTCCAACTCGTTCTCCACCGTGCCCGACAACCTTGACATGTCCGACTTCTCCAACGGCTCCAAGGCTGCGGGCCAGGTCGACGGGAAACAGCTCGGCGTGCCTTGGTACATCGACACCCGAGTGCTGTACTACCGCACCGACATCGCCGAGATGGCTGGTTGGAGCAGAGCTCCGAAGACTTGGGATGAGCTTAAGCAGATGGCTAAGGACATGCAGAAGGTCGATGGGGTCAAATACGGCATGAACCTCAACCCATCTGGCACTGACGCGTTCCTCGGAACTTTGCCGTTCTCCTACTCGGCCGGGGCGTCCTTGACTAACAAGGAACAGACGAAATGGACTTTCGAAGATACTGGCATAAAGAAGGGACTGAACTTTACCACCAGTCTCTACAGGGACGGTGTGGCGGATGTTAACGCCGACGTAAGCCCCGGCGCTGACATAGCGAACTTCGTATCCGGCGACACGCCGATGATGCTGCAGGGTCCGACCGCCGTCAGCCAAATCAACGAATTGGGTGGCGACGGTTTCGAATCCAAGTACGCCACCGTGGTCCTGCCGTCGATGGACGGCTCTTCGGGCCCTGCCACGTCCTTCGTCGGAGGTTGCGACCTCGTGACGTTCAAGGACTCCAAGAACAAGCAGTCCGCATGGAAGTTCATCCAATGGGCCAGCAAGCCTGAGACACAGGCTAAATGGTACGAAAAATCTTCCGATCTGCCCGCCTCCCAGAAGGCATGGGACGACGACGCACTCTCCGGCAATGACAAGCTCGCGGCGTTCGGCGACCAACTGAAGAACACCATGGCCCCGCCGGCGCTGTCCACCTGGTCCCAGGTGTCCTCCGCCGCCGACCGGATCCTCGAACAGATGAACAAGGGACAGGTCTCCGTCGACGAGGGCCTGAAGAACCTGCAGTCCGAAGCTGACTCCATCGGAACGGGAAACTGA
- a CDS encoding type IV secretory system conjugative DNA transfer family protein, whose product MMDERPWYETLAPDGDLADGPRTGLRYDAEELNAENRREAMAKWKRFEDSDLGVWLDRHTRLYEVLSDEESVLVKHVGAIALLLAVIATLFSFVMAGGDPLTTVLACLPWWVGCFVTILSLWIFWDSYRDSGERAADWLGSRPGMASWRQIADSYGPRSVMRDVVPAVLPRTLSEFQERRPGAVMPKPWHAAMLVGWSHHMEVWLGCERHLYVLGPTRSGKTVCVVIPAVVEAPGFVLATSTRGDIIKATRLLRELGVTDRATGAVYGARGEGTTHIFDPEGVAENDPLTRHNMFWTPLQGCDDPSVAMRRAQTLVGIGGMGSGSNNQEWGVSAAMYVQAMLYAAAISDRTIGDCYQWSLSPEAAQEAADLIRRNTPQREMNQWATTLNALPHVDPRQKGSEWFGVRNAFAILADPRVRERMDFSPSDPRLMDPKRMVMRGDTVFVLSKPKREGGSSGNAGVFVSLLLDTFQEACQDLAFDPTSGSRGKIEPPARFVLDELSNIEKWGGLRNAITQGGGNGYQVIIVEQSRQQMADEKDGYGRETERTVWENCHRIMLKGVSDDDTLDWWISQIGRHGRTREERNWNPGQGPIGGFSSRHEREDSVTRRELSMLPRGYAMVEPLGQQPALVETIQFMRRNWWRPGLERIQPRARSWQGHGTGRDGGVRVDGRR is encoded by the coding sequence ATGATGGACGAACGACCATGGTACGAGACGCTGGCACCCGACGGGGACCTTGCGGACGGCCCGCGCACGGGTCTGCGGTACGACGCCGAGGAACTCAACGCGGAGAACCGACGCGAGGCCATGGCGAAATGGAAACGGTTCGAGGATTCCGATCTGGGCGTCTGGCTCGACCGGCACACGCGCCTGTATGAGGTATTGTCGGATGAGGAAAGCGTCCTGGTCAAGCACGTGGGCGCCATTGCACTGTTGCTCGCCGTGATCGCCACCCTGTTCTCGTTCGTCATGGCCGGGGGCGATCCCCTGACGACGGTCCTCGCCTGCCTGCCTTGGTGGGTGGGCTGTTTCGTCACGATCCTTTCATTGTGGATCTTCTGGGATTCGTACCGGGATTCGGGCGAGCGTGCGGCCGACTGGCTTGGTTCGCGTCCGGGCATGGCCTCGTGGCGTCAGATCGCGGACTCCTATGGTCCGCGCAGCGTGATGCGCGACGTGGTACCGGCGGTCCTGCCGCGCACATTGTCCGAATTCCAGGAGCGCAGGCCGGGCGCGGTCATGCCGAAGCCATGGCATGCCGCCATGCTCGTGGGGTGGAGCCATCACATGGAAGTATGGCTGGGATGCGAACGGCATCTGTACGTGTTGGGGCCGACCCGTTCGGGCAAGACCGTGTGCGTGGTCATTCCCGCCGTGGTCGAGGCCCCGGGTTTCGTCCTTGCCACCTCGACGCGCGGCGACATCATCAAGGCGACCCGTCTCCTGCGCGAGCTTGGCGTGACCGACCGTGCCACGGGCGCCGTGTACGGGGCGCGCGGCGAGGGAACCACCCATATCTTCGACCCGGAAGGCGTCGCGGAGAACGATCCGCTGACCCGTCACAACATGTTCTGGACGCCTTTGCAGGGTTGCGACGATCCGTCCGTGGCGATGCGCCGCGCGCAGACCCTGGTGGGCATCGGTGGCATGGGTTCCGGATCGAACAACCAGGAGTGGGGTGTATCCGCGGCGATGTACGTGCAGGCCATGTTGTATGCGGCGGCGATCTCGGATAGGACCATCGGCGACTGCTACCAGTGGAGTCTGAGTCCCGAGGCCGCGCAGGAGGCCGCCGACCTGATCCGCCGTAACACGCCGCAGCGTGAGATGAACCAGTGGGCCACGACGTTGAACGCGCTGCCCCATGTGGATCCGCGACAGAAAGGTTCGGAATGGTTCGGCGTGAGAAACGCGTTCGCGATCCTCGCGGACCCGCGTGTGCGCGAGCGTATGGACTTCAGCCCGTCCGACCCGCGTCTGATGGATCCCAAACGCATGGTCATGCGCGGAGACACCGTGTTCGTATTGTCCAAACCGAAACGTGAAGGCGGCAGTTCCGGCAATGCGGGCGTGTTCGTGAGCCTGTTGTTGGACACGTTCCAGGAGGCGTGCCAGGATCTCGCGTTCGACCCGACCTCGGGTTCACGGGGCAAGATCGAACCTCCCGCCCGTTTTGTATTGGATGAATTGTCGAACATCGAGAAATGGGGCGGATTGCGTAACGCGATCACGCAGGGCGGCGGCAACGGCTATCAGGTCATCATCGTCGAGCAGTCCCGCCAGCAGATGGCCGACGAGAAGGACGGCTATGGGCGGGAAACCGAACGGACGGTGTGGGAGAACTGTCATCGGATCATGCTCAAGGGCGTGTCCGACGATGACACGCTCGACTGGTGGATCAGCCAGATCGGCCGGCATGGGCGCACCAGGGAGGAACGCAACTGGAATCCGGGCCAGGGGCCGATCGGCGGCTTCTCAAGCCGTCACGAACGTGAGGATTCCGTCACGAGACGGGAATTGAGCATGCTCCCGCGCGGATATGCGATGGTCGAACCGTTGGGACAGCAGCCTGCCCTGGTCGAGACGATCCAGTTCATGAGACGCAACTGGTGGCGTCCGGGCCTCGAGCGGATCCAACCGCGGGCCAGGTCGTGGCAAGGGCATGGGACCGGCAGGGACGGAGGCGTGAGGGTCGATGGACGTCGATGA
- a CDS encoding LPXTG cell wall anchor domain-containing protein, which yields MGSTNKKWGKTALATMVAAATLCTPVAGALAADGGGGSGSGSGSGDGTAGGTGTISWVYKDSFGAPTRENVKAAMASAGVRSMDGAESNQVIDDAVTGAKDECVARAKASGNQSPDCRLVSVGFVHTPGASGDWYTGANGTFNAAQWKKAYNDSGIPGNTYSYQGVNYTTRSFFSDGQTSINSLAIREMDKAPRAVIAIVLDQDEPPVDTPPAAPTKRISDGVSADSMTNTTTIESKTGRKGTKLDFKDTFDPHGQQYTVSNLKVTDKTAGKDMTGSYTFNSANGATPSGNVLTATWNGGSLPDDHDFEFAFDVTVHTPETSLVKDKGHVSWKGVTKSQDKDTPEHEFPTWKPNPDKSWVKWDAKSKTWKTVIDPTESNTTGADDNVFLDGDKAASAVNATVAKDLVKDQLATFQIEDDYANADYLFDADAKSEIRVYEADADREDQSSVNGINTVGKDVTDQYTITVEDTKVTATAKAAHLKELTGMAKARQVTLLIPGKINFANGKGAAQVRKDMGVAEGDETTFCTAGKDGHALTNAGKEIVNNQAVSTNEPKICGYVPPVRKDVVSEASQGGEQESVQGKVVFPGQKVEYQLATTPKLPSQLADDVEQVVFTDTYDQYLVPDKQTLEVRDLESGKTISKKQYSTKWDEKSHSFRLDFTAAYVKANWGKGQNPRVLVRFEGTVSEKAPTDHRVGNQWGLTLNNSLTPSNRVYNTPPELVPKKEDVSSKDKTVSIDGKTLLLCDTGNYVVTLDAKHLSKDSTAYKVQRLGIVDDFDDEYLDVDQTKIEVLDEKGQDVTGKFNVQIKDGVAYVFAKTVDTEIPATGETVKGDPQPSDLREYSTRKLDAMTDPAIDQNLLGQEYQVIMPYKVSKVKDGYTVMNKAIQVTNDLSKETNEVSNPLKPINPKKDVTVKVGGESIDGKSVYLNRTFLYQLDSSILPAGRAYPQVDQWKIVDPLNTAYDQYTGQWAVYASRDLYRDGKVIAAKGDRIAGNGFDSSKFGGDLFDASADDKGVVTVEATEAYRKLVSADNDHENGWRAYIQCKRVKVGEKIENQFTEYLNDKVLPSNIVWTRTPDMTPSIHIEKYDVESGEQAGDRDDVKDALKMAGDSQQIAFKITNTSKTDSSTGEGAWYLARDLQMVDKTIAGEGEVVDLKYPDDWDTLVLKPGESTIVTGTLKGVRQGGRHTDRVKVTGTPLVECPVTDTDPFGGKNDETRPSNAVDVKDGDKTVTLCSDTKVESNTDDWSGYRPSLARTGAAIGGMLLAVIAVGALGTGLLLARRKAAGTGPRGAHSGR from the coding sequence TTGGGTTCCACAAACAAGAAATGGGGCAAAACCGCTCTGGCGACCATGGTCGCCGCAGCGACCCTGTGCACTCCGGTGGCCGGAGCGCTCGCGGCTGACGGCGGCGGCGGATCCGGATCCGGGTCCGGGTCGGGCGACGGCACCGCAGGCGGCACCGGCACTATCAGCTGGGTGTACAAGGACTCCTTCGGCGCGCCGACCCGTGAGAACGTGAAGGCCGCGATGGCGTCCGCTGGCGTGCGGTCGATGGACGGCGCCGAATCGAACCAAGTCATCGACGATGCCGTCACCGGCGCGAAGGACGAATGCGTGGCGCGCGCGAAGGCCTCCGGCAACCAGAGCCCGGACTGCCGCCTCGTGTCCGTGGGTTTCGTGCATACGCCCGGCGCGTCCGGCGACTGGTACACGGGCGCGAACGGCACCTTCAATGCCGCCCAGTGGAAGAAGGCCTACAACGATTCCGGCATTCCGGGCAACACTTATTCCTATCAGGGAGTCAACTACACGACCCGTTCGTTCTTCTCTGATGGACAGACTTCCATCAATAGTCTCGCCATCCGTGAGATGGACAAGGCCCCACGCGCCGTCATCGCCATCGTCCTCGACCAGGACGAGCCGCCGGTCGACACTCCACCGGCGGCTCCGACCAAGCGCATCAGCGACGGCGTCAGCGCGGACTCGATGACGAACACCACGACCATTGAATCCAAGACCGGCAGGAAGGGCACCAAGCTCGACTTCAAGGACACGTTCGACCCGCATGGCCAGCAGTACACCGTGTCGAACCTGAAGGTCACCGACAAGACCGCCGGCAAGGACATGACCGGCTCCTACACGTTCAACAGCGCCAACGGAGCCACACCGTCCGGCAACGTGCTGACCGCCACATGGAACGGCGGAAGCCTGCCCGACGACCATGATTTCGAGTTCGCATTCGACGTGACCGTGCACACGCCCGAGACCAGCCTCGTCAAGGACAAGGGCCACGTGTCCTGGAAGGGCGTCACCAAGAGCCAGGACAAGGACACGCCCGAACACGAGTTCCCGACCTGGAAGCCGAACCCGGACAAAAGCTGGGTCAAGTGGGACGCCAAGTCCAAGACCTGGAAGACCGTCATCGACCCGACCGAAAGCAACACGACCGGCGCGGACGACAACGTCTTCCTCGACGGCGACAAGGCCGCCAGCGCGGTCAACGCGACCGTCGCGAAGGACCTCGTCAAGGACCAGCTCGCCACCTTCCAGATCGAGGACGACTACGCGAACGCCGACTACCTGTTCGACGCGGACGCGAAGTCCGAGATCCGCGTGTACGAGGCGGACGCCGACCGTGAGGACCAGTCCAGCGTCAACGGCATCAACACCGTCGGCAAGGACGTGACCGACCAGTACACGATCACCGTCGAGGACACCAAGGTCACCGCCACCGCGAAGGCCGCCCATTTGAAGGAACTCACCGGCATGGCGAAGGCCAGGCAGGTCACGCTCCTGATCCCCGGCAAGATCAACTTCGCGAACGGCAAGGGCGCGGCCCAGGTCCGTAAGGACATGGGCGTGGCCGAGGGCGACGAGACCACGTTCTGCACCGCCGGCAAGGACGGGCACGCGTTGACCAATGCGGGCAAGGAGATCGTCAACAACCAGGCCGTCAGCACGAACGAGCCGAAGATCTGCGGCTACGTGCCGCCGGTCAGGAAGGACGTCGTGTCCGAGGCCAGCCAGGGCGGCGAGCAGGAAAGCGTGCAGGGCAAGGTCGTGTTCCCGGGCCAGAAGGTCGAATACCAGCTGGCCACCACGCCGAAGCTCCCGTCCCAGCTCGCGGACGACGTCGAGCAGGTCGTCTTCACCGACACGTACGACCAGTATCTCGTGCCGGACAAGCAGACCCTGGAGGTCCGCGACCTGGAATCCGGCAAGACCATTTCCAAGAAGCAGTATTCGACGAAGTGGGACGAGAAGTCCCACAGCTTCCGCCTCGACTTCACGGCCGCGTACGTGAAGGCGAACTGGGGCAAGGGCCAGAACCCGCGCGTGCTCGTCCGCTTCGAGGGCACCGTGAGCGAGAAGGCCCCGACCGACCACAGGGTCGGCAACCAGTGGGGACTCACGTTGAACAACAGCCTGACCCCGTCGAACAGGGTGTACAACACGCCCCCGGAACTCGTTCCGAAGAAGGAGGACGTGTCCAGCAAGGACAAGACCGTCAGCATCGACGGCAAGACCCTGCTCCTGTGCGACACCGGCAACTACGTCGTGACCCTGGACGCGAAGCACCTGTCCAAGGACTCCACCGCATACAAGGTCCAGCGTCTCGGCATCGTCGATGATTTCGACGACGAGTACCTGGACGTCGACCAGACCAAGATCGAAGTGTTGGACGAGAAGGGACAGGACGTGACCGGCAAGTTCAACGTCCAGATCAAGGACGGCGTCGCCTACGTGTTCGCGAAGACCGTCGACACCGAGATTCCCGCGACCGGCGAGACCGTGAAGGGCGACCCGCAGCCCTCCGACCTGCGGGAGTACTCGACCCGCAAGCTCGACGCGATGACGGATCCGGCGATCGACCAGAACCTCCTCGGCCAGGAATACCAGGTGATCATGCCGTACAAGGTCTCCAAGGTCAAGGACGGCTACACGGTGATGAACAAGGCCATCCAGGTCACCAACGATCTGAGCAAGGAGACCAACGAGGTGTCCAACCCGTTGAAGCCCATCAACCCGAAGAAGGACGTGACCGTCAAGGTCGGCGGCGAAAGCATCGACGGCAAGTCGGTGTATCTCAACCGCACCTTCCTCTACCAGCTCGACAGCTCCATCCTGCCGGCCGGCCGAGCCTACCCGCAGGTCGACCAGTGGAAGATCGTCGACCCGCTGAACACCGCATACGACCAGTACACGGGCCAGTGGGCCGTGTACGCGAGCCGTGACCTGTACAGGGACGGCAAGGTGATCGCCGCGAAGGGCGACAGGATCGCCGGCAACGGCTTCGACTCCTCGAAGTTCGGCGGCGACCTGTTCGACGCATCCGCCGACGACAAGGGCGTTGTGACCGTCGAGGCCACCGAGGCCTATCGCAAGCTCGTGTCCGCGGACAACGACCATGAGAACGGCTGGCGCGCGTACATCCAGTGCAAGCGCGTCAAGGTCGGCGAGAAGATCGAGAACCAGTTCACCGAGTATCTGAACGACAAGGTCCTCCCGTCCAACATCGTGTGGACCCGTACCCCGGACATGACCCCGAGCATCCACATCGAGAAGTACGACGTGGAGTCCGGCGAACAGGCCGGTGACCGCGACGATGTGAAGGACGCGTTGAAGATGGCCGGCGACAGCCAGCAGATCGCGTTCAAGATCACCAACACGTCCAAGACCGACTCCTCGACCGGCGAGGGCGCCTGGTATCTGGCCAGGGATCTGCAGATGGTCGACAAGACCATCGCCGGCGAGGGCGAGGTCGTGGACCTGAAGTATCCGGACGATTGGGACACCCTCGTGCTCAAGCCCGGCGAGTCCACCATCGTGACCGGCACGCTCAAGGGCGTCCGGCAGGGCGGCAGGCACACCGACCGCGTCAAGGTCACCGGCACGCCGCTCGTCGAATGCCCCGTCACCGACACCGACCCGTTCGGCGGCAAGAACGACGAGACCCGTCCGTCCAACGCCGTCGACGTCAAGGACGGCGACAAGACCGTCACCCTGTGCTCCGACACGAAGGTCGAGTCCAACACCGACGATTGGAGCGGCTACCGCCCGTCCCTCGCCCGGACCGGCGCCGCGATCGGCGGCATGCTGCTCGCCGTGATCGCGGTCGGCGCTCTTGGCACGGGCCTGCTCCTGGCACGCCGCAAGGCGGCCGGCACCGGCCCGCGCGGCGCGCACTCCGGCAGGTGA
- a CDS encoding LacI family DNA-binding transcriptional regulator, translated as MARITVYDIAKKAGVSTATVSFAFRHPDKVKDDTRARILRISEEFGYVPSGNAQGLAKGSTDTLGMYAFDMLLERPQGSNLEDDWPDVSPRSIDEPLDGDEPNVLVYPLYVDEVLRGFELECWKSGKGILMGAASERDDHRSVTDIAGRVDGLALMPSGYNDALPLSMLAKTIPLVMVGVGDEKLPAAYLQCDNASGMRQIVDHLVDVHHINDMAFVGGVNDKAFESGADTDDVVSRYDAFKKYLEERGLDSRGALLDDSFATSDEYLVGLCEAIESNRLPQALVCGTDQTAFGVIRLLADSGVRVPEDVIVTGFDGILAGRLMTPHLTTVRQPMEDLGRKAARMLLSRNGKPWEKPEKRILPVRLVVRGSCGCP; from the coding sequence ATGGCTAGAATCACTGTGTATGATATCGCAAAAAAAGCTGGTGTATCGACCGCGACGGTCTCCTTTGCTTTTAGACATCCGGATAAGGTAAAAGATGATACCAGGGCCAGAATCCTGAGGATTTCTGAGGAGTTTGGTTATGTGCCCAGCGGTAATGCCCAAGGACTCGCTAAGGGTAGCACCGACACTTTGGGCATGTATGCATTCGATATGTTGCTGGAAAGACCTCAGGGAAGCAACCTTGAGGATGATTGGCCTGATGTTTCCCCCAGATCCATCGACGAGCCTCTGGACGGTGACGAACCCAACGTTCTTGTATATCCGTTATACGTTGATGAGGTGCTTCGTGGTTTCGAACTCGAATGCTGGAAGAGTGGCAAGGGAATACTTATGGGAGCCGCCTCGGAAAGGGATGATCACAGATCGGTAACGGATATCGCCGGCCGCGTTGATGGACTGGCGCTGATGCCAAGCGGATATAACGATGCGCTTCCTCTTTCCATGTTGGCGAAGACCATCCCGCTTGTAATGGTGGGTGTGGGCGATGAAAAACTGCCGGCCGCGTACCTGCAATGCGATAACGCATCGGGCATGAGGCAGATCGTCGACCATCTTGTCGATGTTCACCATATCAACGATATGGCATTCGTCGGCGGCGTCAATGATAAAGCGTTCGAGAGCGGTGCCGACACTGATGACGTCGTCTCGCGTTATGACGCGTTTAAAAAATATCTCGAGGAACGCGGGCTGGACTCCAGAGGGGCGTTGTTGGATGACTCTTTCGCCACGTCTGATGAATATTTGGTCGGCCTGTGTGAGGCGATAGAATCTAATCGGTTGCCGCAGGCCTTGGTGTGCGGCACTGATCAGACGGCCTTTGGCGTGATTAGACTGCTCGCGGATTCCGGAGTCCGCGTCCCTGAAGACGTCATCGTCACCGGCTTTGACGGCATCTTGGCGGGCAGGCTGATGACTCCACACCTAACGACCGTCCGTCAGCCTATGGAGGATCTGGGACGCAAGGCTGCACGGATGCTGCTTTCCAGGAATGGGAAGCCTTGGGAAAAACCGGAGAAACGAATATTGCCCGTTCGTCTCGTCGTGCGCGGTAGCTGTGGGTGCCCCTGA